The following coding sequences are from one Candidatus Nitrohelix vancouverensis window:
- the rseP gene encoding RIP metalloprotease RseP, translated as MFELFSLPTDGAFGFAAKMLVFLIGLAALIFVHELGHFLAARRVGVEVEVFSIGFGPRLLGFKSGGTEYLLAAIPLGGYVKMKGEDLEESSLSIKGSFAAAPPQHRLLIAFAGPLFNILFAIAIYYVIFLMGSPSLAPVVGSIKDGSPAQVAQLKTGDKITMIEGTEIRFWEDLQKVVHDAPGKKLSLTLERQSTLMDMSITPMAEEIVNLFGEKETVGLIGISPLVQNVTFVKKDSAADKAGIQIGDKIIAVNGEPIHGWADLKPAAVDKPGTELTFTIQRDGSERMLQVTPEPKTVEDAEGGNTTIGVIGVGLSGQLFEEKYGLWGAFERALEETWRLTYLIGVSIKKMITGSIPSDSIGGPILIFQIYGEQAEQGFSEFVRLTALLSINLGLLNLLPIPVLDGGHIFFFLIELIKGKPVSERNRERAQHVGIVMLISLMIFAFYNDIMRLIG; from the coding sequence ATGTTCGAACTGTTTAGTTTGCCCACAGACGGGGCGTTTGGATTCGCCGCCAAGATGCTGGTATTTTTGATCGGCCTGGCCGCGTTGATCTTTGTCCACGAACTGGGTCACTTTCTTGCCGCGCGCAGGGTCGGCGTTGAAGTCGAGGTTTTTTCCATCGGATTTGGTCCGCGTTTGCTCGGCTTTAAATCCGGCGGCACGGAATACCTGCTGGCCGCGATTCCTCTTGGCGGTTACGTCAAAATGAAGGGCGAGGACCTCGAAGAATCATCCTTGAGCATTAAAGGCTCCTTCGCCGCCGCGCCGCCACAGCACCGTCTGCTCATTGCCTTTGCCGGCCCGCTCTTCAACATTCTCTTCGCAATCGCTATTTACTACGTCATTTTCCTGATGGGTTCCCCCAGCCTGGCCCCAGTGGTCGGCTCCATCAAAGACGGCTCCCCGGCCCAGGTCGCCCAATTGAAAACCGGCGACAAGATCACCATGATCGAAGGCACGGAAATCCGATTCTGGGAAGACCTTCAAAAAGTCGTCCATGATGCGCCGGGGAAAAAACTGTCTCTGACGCTGGAACGCCAGTCCACATTGATGGACATGAGCATCACCCCCATGGCTGAGGAAATCGTCAATCTGTTTGGCGAAAAGGAAACCGTGGGCCTGATCGGCATCTCCCCTCTCGTGCAGAACGTAACCTTTGTGAAGAAAGATTCCGCCGCCGACAAAGCCGGCATCCAGATCGGCGATAAAATCATTGCCGTCAATGGCGAGCCGATTCACGGCTGGGCAGACCTCAAACCCGCCGCTGTTGACAAGCCGGGAACCGAACTGACTTTTACGATTCAACGCGATGGCTCCGAACGCATGCTTCAAGTCACCCCGGAGCCTAAAACGGTAGAAGACGCAGAAGGCGGCAACACCACCATCGGCGTGATCGGCGTGGGCCTGAGCGGGCAATTGTTTGAAGAAAAGTACGGTCTCTGGGGCGCCTTTGAGCGCGCCCTCGAAGAAACCTGGCGTTTGACCTATCTGATTGGCGTCAGCATCAAAAAAATGATCACAGGCTCTATCCCCTCCGATTCCATTGGCGGACCGATCCTGATATTCCAGATTTATGGCGAACAGGCAGAACAGGGATTCAGCGAATTCGTACGCCTCACCGCCCTGCTCAGCATCAATCTTGGTCTCTTGAATTTGCTCCCCATACCAGTCCTCGATGGCGGACATATTTTCTTTTTCCTCATCGAACTCATCAAGGGAAAACCGGTCAGCGAGAGAAATAGAGAACGAGCGCAACATGTAGGCATCGTCATGCTCATCAGCCTTATGATTTTTGCGTTTTACAACGACATCATGCGCCTGATTGGCTAA
- the smpB gene encoding SsrA-binding protein SmpB, with product MSEIKIICQNKKARHDYFIDECMEAGIALRGPEVKSLRAGKANLSDSYATVEGGEVWLLNCHITPYDPAHQFNSHPLRKRKLLLHKREIDKLIGRTQEKGWNLIPLKLYFKGGKIKVEICLAQGKKHYDKRESIKQRQAKREIDQAMKNNR from the coding sequence ATGAGCGAAATCAAGATCATCTGTCAGAACAAAAAAGCCCGTCACGATTATTTCATCGACGAATGCATGGAAGCAGGAATCGCCCTCAGAGGCCCGGAAGTGAAGTCCCTGCGCGCAGGCAAGGCCAATCTGTCCGACAGCTACGCCACCGTCGAAGGCGGAGAAGTCTGGCTTCTGAACTGTCATATCACGCCCTACGACCCGGCGCACCAGTTCAACAGCCACCCGCTACGCAAGCGCAAGCTCCTGCTTCACAAAAGAGAAATCGACAAACTGATCGGACGCACGCAGGAAAAAGGCTGGAACCTGATCCCCCTCAAACTTTATTTCAAAGGCGGCAAGATAAAAGTTGAAATCTGCCTGGCGCAAGGCAAGAAGCATTACGACAAACGCGAAAGCATCAAACAACGCCAGGCCAAACGAGAAATCGACCAGGCCATGAAGAACAACCGCTAA
- the lolA gene encoding outer membrane lipoprotein chaperone LolA has translation MSRLLLFALLILCPGPAHAENDTLATMEAIQKQYELVKTFSAEFSQKSYVKMMGKAQQSSGTVVIKKPGKMKWVYNAPDPQVLISNDKTLWLYVPEEGQVSQMPVENVYSSNAPALFLSGKGKLMESFKTTGIKKIDRELVVSMVPKQEDHSLTRLALYADNKSFQITGATVYDKLGNQTEIRFTKIQINLDVPEATFQFVKPQGAELLDFTNKE, from the coding sequence ATGTCGCGTTTATTACTATTTGCCCTGCTCATTCTATGTCCCGGCCCCGCACACGCGGAAAACGATACGCTCGCAACGATGGAAGCGATTCAAAAGCAGTATGAACTCGTCAAAACCTTTTCCGCCGAATTCAGCCAGAAGTCCTACGTCAAGATGATGGGCAAAGCCCAGCAGTCGAGCGGAACGGTGGTGATTAAAAAACCCGGCAAAATGAAATGGGTCTACAACGCGCCCGATCCGCAAGTGCTGATCAGCAACGACAAGACATTATGGCTCTACGTTCCCGAAGAAGGCCAGGTTTCTCAAATGCCGGTTGAAAATGTCTATTCATCTAATGCCCCCGCCCTGTTCCTTTCCGGCAAAGGAAAACTGATGGAAAGTTTCAAAACCACGGGAATTAAAAAAATCGACAGAGAACTGGTGGTCAGCATGGTTCCAAAACAGGAAGACCATTCCCTGACCCGGCTGGCCCTGTACGCGGACAACAAATCGTTTCAAATTACCGGGGCAACCGTGTATGATAAATTGGGTAATCAGACAGAAATCCGGTTCACTAAAATCCAGATCAATCTGGACGTCCCTGAAGCAACTTTCCAATTCGTAAAACCCCAAGGCGCTGAATTACTGGATTTTACCAACAAAGAGTGA
- the mtaB gene encoding tRNA (N(6)-L-threonylcarbamoyladenosine(37)-C(2))-methylthiotransferase MtaB, which translates to MKTAKNRVAFTTLGCRTNQNDTAEMQAILMQEGFSVVDSGEEADIYVVNTCTVTQKSDQNSRLAVKKSLAINDQALVVFTGCYAQLNPEEAAQLNGLDIVLGNANKLEIADAIKTRLEQDSPKDAEAVADIVMTDIHAPREFKALPISAIQGRTKAFIKVQTGCDEKCSFCTVVRARGKSISDTRENILNNVRHAIDSGFKEITLTGINLGTWGMDFTPAQTFSSLVKDIIDLPGDYRVRLSSINPMEIEDELIDLMAQSDRICPHLHIPLQSGDDTILTRMRRNYLTQPFIDVVEKAASAIPELALGADLIVGFPGETDEQFENTRRLVERLPFTYLHVFTYSPREGTEAYDFKNEVPKKVKKERNRILTAIAKQKSLDYQKRFLNRKATVLVEAQRTRKESLLKGHTEHYIAVEFSGDDALANQLTEVRITDVSEQQVAACLPS; encoded by the coding sequence ATGAAAACCGCTAAAAACCGAGTTGCGTTTACAACGCTGGGTTGCAGAACCAATCAAAACGACACCGCCGAAATGCAGGCCATTCTCATGCAGGAAGGCTTTTCCGTGGTCGATTCTGGAGAGGAAGCCGACATCTATGTCGTCAACACCTGCACCGTCACCCAGAAAAGCGATCAGAATTCCCGCCTGGCCGTTAAAAAATCACTTGCCATCAACGATCAGGCGCTGGTGGTGTTCACCGGATGCTACGCCCAACTCAACCCGGAAGAGGCCGCGCAACTGAACGGCCTGGACATCGTCCTGGGCAACGCCAATAAACTGGAAATCGCAGACGCGATCAAAACCCGACTCGAACAAGATTCGCCGAAAGACGCAGAGGCGGTTGCGGACATCGTCATGACCGACATCCATGCGCCGAGAGAATTCAAGGCCCTTCCCATCTCAGCCATCCAGGGTCGAACCAAAGCCTTCATCAAAGTGCAAACCGGATGCGACGAGAAATGTTCTTTCTGCACCGTCGTGCGCGCGCGCGGCAAGTCGATCAGCGATACCCGCGAGAATATATTGAATAACGTAAGGCATGCCATCGACTCCGGCTTCAAGGAAATCACCCTCACCGGAATCAACCTCGGAACATGGGGAATGGATTTCACGCCAGCGCAAACCTTCTCATCGCTGGTTAAAGACATCATCGATCTGCCCGGAGACTATCGCGTCCGCCTGAGTTCGATCAATCCCATGGAAATCGAGGATGAATTGATCGACCTGATGGCGCAAAGCGACCGCATCTGCCCTCACCTTCATATCCCCCTGCAAAGCGGGGACGATACGATCCTGACGCGAATGCGACGCAATTATCTGACGCAACCCTTCATCGACGTGGTAGAAAAAGCCGCCTCCGCCATACCGGAGCTGGCCCTTGGAGCCGACCTCATTGTCGGCTTCCCCGGAGAAACCGACGAACAATTCGAGAACACCCGACGCCTCGTCGAACGCCTGCCCTTCACCTATCTGCACGTGTTCACTTATTCGCCGCGCGAAGGCACAGAAGCCTACGATTTTAAAAATGAAGTCCCGAAAAAAGTTAAGAAGGAACGCAATCGAATTCTCACGGCAATCGCCAAACAAAAATCTCTGGATTACCAGAAGCGATTCCTGAACCGCAAGGCGACCGTGCTGGTGGAAGCGCAACGGACGCGCAAAGAGTCCCTGCTGAAAGGACATACCGAGCATTATATCGCCGTTGAGTTTTCCGGCGACGACGCGCTTGCCAACCAATTGACCGAGGTGCGCATCACCGACGTCTCCGAACAGCAGGTCGCCGCATGCCTCCCATCGTGA
- a CDS encoding pyridoxamine 5-phosphate oxidase yields MTAFGSKGEKKLQKEFGCERNATSFYKNQMRDILNPAMQEFIAERDLVFIATSDAGGECDCSFRGGPRGFVRILNDRTLAYPEYRGNGVLASLGNISENPHIGLIFIDFEENSIGLHVNGKARIVKNDELELEKETRILLEQEKYKEGGKPPECWVWIEIEEAYIHCSKHIPRFQNMGKQIHWGTDQESHKRGDFFKAPET; encoded by the coding sequence ATGACTGCCTTCGGCTCGAAGGGTGAAAAAAAGTTACAAAAAGAGTTTGGTTGCGAACGCAACGCAACTTCTTTCTATAAAAACCAGATGCGCGACATTCTCAATCCCGCCATGCAGGAGTTCATTGCAGAGCGGGATTTGGTTTTCATCGCCACCTCCGATGCTGGCGGCGAATGCGATTGTTCATTTCGCGGCGGCCCTCGCGGTTTTGTGCGTATCCTCAACGACAGAACCCTGGCCTACCCGGAATATCGCGGCAACGGGGTGCTGGCGAGTCTGGGCAACATCAGCGAAAACCCTCATATCGGATTGATCTTCATCGACTTCGAGGAAAATTCCATTGGCTTGCATGTGAATGGGAAAGCGCGCATTGTAAAAAACGACGAACTGGAGCTGGAGAAAGAAACGCGCATCCTTCTGGAGCAGGAAAAATACAAGGAAGGCGGCAAGCCGCCGGAATGCTGGGTGTGGATTGAAATCGAAGAAGCCTACATCCATTGCTCCAAACACATCCCCCGTTTTCAAAATATGGGCAAACAGATCCATTGGGGAACGGATCAGGAATCGCACAAGCGCGGCGATTTTTTCAAAGCCCCTGAGACTTGA
- a CDS encoding SAM-dependent chlorinase/fluorinase has protein sequence MPPIVTLTSDFGLRDPFAGILKGVIWNIAPKARIVDLTHEIEPQNIRQAALTLESAAPYFPKGTIHLAVVDPGVGSERRAMAVDCGDCYFVGPDNGLASALLTPRSKCYELNKKKYFLSPLSATFHGRDVFAPIAAWLAKGTPISQLGRKITDAQRLSFPGPERKGDTLKGEILHVDRFGNLSSNIKADDLIPLKKKQSKLRIRISRKSIAGLVENYTQVAAEQYGALINSWNRLEIFCNQENAAERLKAGIGSAITISQEVKSQ, from the coding sequence ATGCCTCCCATCGTGACTCTGACCAGCGACTTTGGTCTGCGCGACCCCTTCGCAGGAATTCTGAAAGGGGTGATCTGGAATATTGCGCCGAAAGCCCGCATCGTCGATCTGACGCACGAAATCGAACCGCAAAACATTCGTCAGGCGGCGCTCACTCTCGAATCTGCCGCTCCGTATTTTCCGAAGGGAACCATTCACCTTGCCGTCGTCGATCCCGGCGTAGGAAGCGAACGAAGAGCGATGGCGGTCGATTGCGGCGACTGTTATTTCGTCGGCCCCGACAACGGACTGGCCTCCGCCTTGCTGACGCCGCGAAGCAAGTGCTATGAGCTGAACAAAAAAAAATATTTCCTGTCCCCTCTTTCCGCAACCTTTCACGGCAGAGATGTGTTCGCCCCAATCGCCGCCTGGCTGGCAAAGGGAACGCCCATCTCACAACTCGGGCGCAAGATCACAGACGCTCAACGCCTGAGCTTCCCTGGGCCTGAACGCAAGGGCGACACATTGAAGGGGGAAATTTTGCACGTTGACCGGTTTGGCAACCTTTCAAGCAATATCAAGGCGGACGATTTAATACCTTTAAAGAAAAAACAAAGCAAACTCCGCATCCGAATTTCCAGAAAATCCATCGCAGGACTGGTCGAAAATTATACGCAGGTCGCCGCCGAGCAATACGGCGCGCTGATCAATAGCTGGAATCGCCTGGAAATCTTCTGCAATCAGGAAAACGCCGCCGAGCGGCTCAAGGCAGGCATCGGGAGCGCCATCACAATATCTCAGGAAGTCAAAAGCCAATGA
- a CDS encoding HDOD domain-containing protein, whose product MQNKDIDAITEDWVATPPAVYFKFKEAVEDPDTSFKEFSEILSADPGLLIRLLKIVNSPFYGLDAKVETVEHAMTIVGLNQLSDLVLTTTIMNEFSGVPGDLLNMNTFWEHSVAVGVSAQILAGYLGEKELERFYIAGMLHDIGTLVICKKAPEKMMRAVKLEKEGAGAMHETEREVMGFSHADVGSSLLRAWKLPQRLLDCVSFHHHPLDAKRNMKEAAIIYFADYLADQIGSGDLGDVSPPKLDPAVLKSLELNETILLSMREESQERFAEAIKLFS is encoded by the coding sequence ATGCAAAATAAAGATATCGACGCGATCACGGAAGACTGGGTGGCCACTCCCCCCGCTGTTTATTTTAAGTTCAAAGAGGCGGTGGAGGATCCTGACACTTCGTTCAAGGAGTTTTCAGAGATATTAAGCGCCGACCCGGGCTTGCTGATTCGGCTCCTCAAGATCGTCAACAGTCCTTTTTACGGATTGGACGCCAAGGTGGAAACGGTGGAACATGCAATGACCATCGTCGGCTTGAATCAGTTGAGCGATCTCGTGTTGACGACGACGATCATGAACGAGTTCAGCGGCGTTCCCGGAGATTTACTCAATATGAATACTTTCTGGGAGCATAGCGTCGCCGTTGGCGTCTCCGCTCAGATACTGGCGGGGTATCTGGGGGAAAAAGAACTGGAGCGGTTTTACATCGCCGGGATGTTGCACGACATTGGAACTCTGGTGATTTGTAAAAAGGCTCCCGAAAAAATGATGCGGGCCGTCAAGCTGGAGAAGGAAGGCGCGGGAGCGATGCACGAAACGGAACGCGAGGTGATGGGCTTCAGTCACGCAGACGTTGGCTCGTCTTTACTCAGGGCCTGGAAATTACCCCAGCGCTTATTGGATTGCGTGTCGTTTCATCACCATCCATTGGATGCCAAGAGAAATATGAAAGAAGCGGCAATTATCTATTTTGCAGATTATCTGGCGGATCAGATCGGTTCGGGAGATCTGGGCGATGTGTCGCCGCCAAAACTCGACCCGGCTGTTCTGAAGTCTCTGGAACTTAATGAGACTATCCTCTTGTCGATGCGCGAAGAATCGCAGGAGCGATTCGCGGAAGCGATTAAACTGTTTAGCTGA
- a CDS encoding phosphoribosylglycinamide formyltransferase, whose translation MVNNCIKLGVLVSGRGSNLVSILDHIERGELQAQVAIVLSNKESAPALEKCRERGITAKFVDPKAFSGKTEYETALIDELNAHSIDIVCLAGYMKILGKEFIDAFRGRIINIHPSLLPAFPGLNAQKQALDYGVKFSGCTVHYVDEGVDSGPIIMQSVVPVYDNDDESALSARILEQEHIIYARALQLFANGSIVLNPQRSPSGATNK comes from the coding sequence ATGGTAAATAATTGCATTAAATTGGGTGTCCTTGTTTCGGGCCGCGGGTCCAACCTGGTATCCATACTAGATCATATTGAGCGCGGCGAATTACAGGCTCAGGTCGCCATCGTTCTTTCCAACAAAGAATCCGCGCCAGCACTGGAGAAATGCCGCGAGCGCGGCATTACTGCGAAATTTGTCGACCCGAAAGCATTTTCCGGTAAGACGGAATACGAAACCGCTCTGATCGACGAACTCAACGCACATTCAATCGATATCGTCTGCCTCGCCGGATACATGAAAATTCTTGGCAAGGAATTCATCGATGCATTCAGGGGGAGGATCATCAACATTCATCCCTCCCTCTTGCCCGCATTCCCGGGCCTGAACGCCCAGAAGCAGGCGCTCGACTATGGCGTCAAATTTTCAGGATGCACAGTGCATTATGTCGATGAAGGCGTCGACTCCGGCCCCATCATCATGCAAAGCGTGGTCCCGGTTTACGACAACGACGATGAAAGCGCCCTCAGCGCCCGAATTCTGGAGCAGGAACATATCATCTACGCTCGCGCGCTACAACTCTTTGCAAATGGAAGCATCGTTCTCAATCCACAACGCTCGCCCTCCGGCGCTACCAACAAATAA
- the aepX gene encoding phosphoenolpyruvate mutase, whose protein sequence is MTLLNNTLPEIRRGKLKSLLKQKRPVRVLEAHNGISGIIANNTTVEGEEQGDAVKLEFDALWESSLTDSASKGHPDIEVVSFDSRLQTIYEILAVTNKPMIVDGDTGGDANNFEYMVSKLERAGVSAVIIEDKVFPKRNSLETGAQQTLEDPHVFAQKIKRGKRSQLTDDFMIISRIESLIAGKPMDEALDRARIYLEAGVDGIMIHSKSKKPDEIIEFSRRYKQEFPAELINGKPLVCVPTTYNSITEEELGEQGFNIVIHANHLLRAAYKAMEETAKTILTSQRSFEADPQCSAVREIFSAVGFLDVKKKDEENELTSNIAVIIPAAGEDSLLKKQLNGKPKAMLELGGKTLLQRQVAALNHNNLTDVTVVTGYASNQIAAEGVSFIENKDYKNGTPLHSVFAAKEKMSNGFLMLYSDILLEEHIITKLLGASEDIVLVVDNAVQYHRADNEKLLDYIISKNKHKLSHRKISFVHENLITKIGNKLHPDTVTHEFIGLAKFSKTGSEQFIQTYQDCLQNYEGKFQEAEDITQFTFTDLIQEMIDRGFAVNFLEIHKGWMEIHHPEDIELANELL, encoded by the coding sequence ATGACTCTGCTAAACAATACCCTGCCTGAAATTCGAAGAGGCAAACTGAAATCCCTGCTGAAGCAAAAACGCCCGGTGAGAGTTCTCGAAGCGCATAATGGAATCAGCGGCATCATTGCAAATAATACAACCGTGGAAGGCGAGGAACAGGGCGACGCCGTGAAACTTGAATTTGACGCTCTCTGGGAAAGCAGTCTGACCGACTCAGCCTCCAAAGGACACCCAGACATTGAAGTCGTGAGTTTTGACTCCCGACTGCAAACCATCTATGAAATTCTGGCCGTCACCAACAAGCCAATGATCGTCGATGGCGACACCGGAGGCGACGCCAATAATTTTGAATACATGGTCTCGAAACTCGAACGCGCAGGCGTTTCCGCCGTCATCATCGAAGACAAGGTCTTCCCAAAACGCAACAGCCTGGAGACCGGAGCGCAACAAACGCTGGAAGACCCGCATGTGTTCGCGCAAAAAATCAAACGCGGCAAACGCTCTCAATTGACGGATGATTTCATGATTATCTCCAGAATTGAAAGCCTCATTGCCGGCAAGCCCATGGATGAAGCCCTCGACCGCGCCCGGATCTATCTGGAAGCCGGCGTCGACGGCATCATGATCCATTCCAAATCCAAGAAACCAGACGAGATCATCGAATTTTCCCGCAGGTATAAACAAGAATTTCCCGCCGAACTCATCAATGGAAAACCCCTTGTATGCGTGCCCACGACCTACAACTCGATCACCGAAGAGGAATTGGGAGAACAGGGCTTCAATATTGTCATCCACGCCAACCACTTGTTGCGCGCCGCCTACAAAGCAATGGAAGAAACGGCCAAAACCATTTTGACGAGCCAGCGATCTTTTGAAGCCGATCCGCAGTGCAGCGCCGTTAGAGAAATTTTTTCCGCAGTCGGTTTTCTCGACGTAAAAAAGAAGGACGAAGAAAACGAGTTGACCAGCAATATCGCCGTAATCATTCCCGCCGCTGGCGAAGACTCGCTCTTGAAAAAACAATTGAACGGCAAACCCAAGGCCATGCTGGAACTCGGTGGAAAAACCCTGCTCCAAAGACAGGTCGCCGCCTTGAACCATAACAACCTGACCGACGTGACCGTCGTCACCGGTTACGCAAGTAATCAAATCGCCGCAGAAGGCGTTAGTTTCATCGAAAACAAGGACTATAAAAACGGCACCCCTCTACACAGCGTGTTCGCCGCCAAAGAAAAAATGAGCAACGGCTTTTTGATGCTCTACTCCGATATCCTTCTCGAAGAACATATCATCACCAAGCTGTTAGGCGCCTCCGAAGATATTGTGCTGGTCGTCGACAATGCCGTGCAATACCACCGGGCTGATAATGAAAAATTATTGGACTACATTATAAGTAAAAACAAACACAAGCTCAGCCACCGGAAAATCAGCTTCGTCCATGAGAATCTGATCACCAAGATCGGAAACAAACTTCACCCCGATACCGTGACGCATGAATTCATCGGGCTTGCCAAGTTCAGCAAGACCGGCTCCGAGCAATTTATCCAGACCTATCAGGACTGCCTGCAAAATTATGAAGGAAAATTTCAGGAAGCAGAAGACATCACCCAGTTCACCTTCACTGATCTGATACAGGAAATGATCGACCGGGGCTTCGCCGTTAATTTTCTGGAAATCCACAAGGGATGGATGGAAATTCACCATCCCGAAGACATCGAACTTGCCAACGAGCTACTCTAA
- a CDS encoding FKBP-type peptidyl-prolyl cis-trans isomerase, with the protein MKSKEDITSYSLGLDIAKGIQDLAKDTNLNPEIILKGFADGMDDKKDLLSEEEARQALAEFQKQMQAIERKRQQEEMARMEEEMKKQGEVNKKAGEAFLKANKSKSGVKTLPSGLQYQVIKAGTGKTPTAADQVETHYRGTLIDGSEFDSSHKRNKTVVFPVNGVISGWTEALQLMKEGGQWRLFIPPQLAYGERGAGGIIGPNATLIFDIELIAVK; encoded by the coding sequence TTGAAATCGAAAGAAGATATTACCAGTTACAGCCTGGGCCTGGATATTGCCAAGGGCATTCAGGATTTGGCGAAGGACACCAATCTGAATCCTGAAATCATCCTCAAGGGCTTTGCCGATGGAATGGACGATAAGAAAGACCTGCTCTCGGAAGAGGAAGCGCGTCAGGCTCTCGCAGAATTCCAGAAACAAATGCAGGCGATCGAACGCAAACGTCAGCAAGAAGAAATGGCGCGCATGGAAGAGGAAATGAAAAAGCAGGGCGAGGTCAATAAAAAGGCCGGCGAGGCTTTTTTGAAAGCGAACAAATCCAAGTCGGGAGTGAAGACCCTTCCGAGCGGATTGCAGTATCAAGTCATCAAAGCGGGAACGGGGAAAACGCCCACCGCCGCTGACCAGGTCGAGACGCATTACCGCGGCACGCTCATTGACGGAAGCGAATTTGACAGCTCTCACAAGCGCAACAAGACGGTGGTGTTCCCCGTCAACGGCGTCATCAGCGGTTGGACGGAAGCTCTGCAGTTGATGAAAGAGGGCGGGCAGTGGCGCCTGTTCATCCCGCCGCAACTGGCTTATGGCGAACGCGGAGCGGGCGGCATCATTGGCCCGAACGCAACCTTGATCTTTGATATTGAATTGATCGCGGTTAAATAA